The following are encoded together in the Desulfovibrio sp. Huiquan2017 genome:
- a CDS encoding ATP synthase F0 subunit B, which translates to MVLPDKTIFIQGLNFIVMIFLLNVVLIRPIREIIKKRKGLMADQMDKIEGFNASAAEKVADYEAQLIQARKEAGEIRNTAKDEGVAQEQAMLAEAGKEASGLIKAARAEIESEVKVAMEQLSKDVYDYAEQATGKILGQA; encoded by the coding sequence ATGGTTTTACCTGACAAAACAATCTTTATCCAGGGTCTGAACTTTATTGTCATGATCTTCTTGTTGAATGTCGTGCTGATCCGCCCGATCCGCGAAATCATCAAGAAACGCAAGGGGTTGATGGCGGATCAAATGGACAAGATCGAAGGTTTCAACGCCAGCGCGGCGGAGAAGGTGGCCGACTACGAGGCCCAGCTCATCCAGGCGCGCAAGGAAGCCGGAGAGATCCGCAACACCGCCAAGGATGAAGGCGTGGCCCAGGAACAGGCCATGCTGGCCGAAGCGGGCAAGGAGGCCTCGGGGCTGATCAAGGCCGCCCGCGCCGAGATCGAGTCCGAGGTCAAGGTCGCCATGGAGCAGCTGTCCAAGGACGTGTACGACTACGCTGAGCAGGCAACAGGCAAGATCCTGGGCCAGGCTTAG
- a CDS encoding polymer-forming cytoskeletal protein, with protein MARDEINAFLGAGTNYHGKLHFQGAVRIDGNFQGEVVSEGTLVIGQEAVVDGQIKVGQLVLSGRLKGEVEAKNKVVLHKTANLQGNIRTPVLVVEEGAVLEGQLVMGSLDTAAGVTPQKETDQS; from the coding sequence ATGGCCAGAGATGAGATCAACGCGTTTTTGGGGGCGGGGACCAATTATCACGGAAAGTTGCACTTCCAGGGTGCGGTGCGCATAGACGGCAACTTCCAGGGCGAAGTGGTCTCCGAGGGAACGCTGGTCATCGGTCAGGAGGCCGTGGTGGACGGCCAGATCAAGGTCGGCCAGCTGGTGCTTTCCGGCAGGCTCAAGGGCGAAGTCGAAGCGAAGAACAAGGTCGTCTTGCACAAGACGGCGAATTTACAGGGCAATATCAGGACTCCGGTCCTGGTGGTCGAGGAAGGCGCGGTGCTTGAGGGCCAACTCGTCATGGGCAGCCTGGACACCGCCGCGGGCGTAACGCCGCAAAAGGAAACCGATCAGTCCTGA
- a CDS encoding F0F1 ATP synthase subunit epsilon has protein sequence MAIMKLEIVTPDRKVLSEDVEYVGAPGIMGEFGVLPNHVPFLSALGIGNLHYKQDGKAFYVFVSGGFAEVSNNQVTILAEVAEKATEIDVERAMKAKERAEQRNQAAKEKVEAARNQVALKRAISRISCKSNGQNAGTC, from the coding sequence ATGGCCATTATGAAGCTTGAAATTGTCACTCCCGACCGGAAGGTTCTTTCCGAGGATGTGGAATACGTGGGCGCGCCCGGCATCATGGGCGAATTCGGCGTACTGCCGAACCACGTGCCCTTCCTGTCCGCTCTCGGGATCGGCAATCTTCACTACAAACAAGACGGCAAGGCATTCTACGTCTTCGTCTCCGGCGGCTTCGCCGAAGTCAGCAACAACCAGGTCACCATCCTGGCCGAGGTTGCCGAGAAAGCCACCGAGATTGACGTGGAACGCGCCATGAAGGCCAAGGAACGCGCCGAACAGCGCAACCAGGCCGCCAAGGAGAAGGTCGAGGCCGCCCGCAACCAGGTCGCACTGAAACGCGCCATTTCGCGCATCAGCTGCAAGTCCAATGGCCAGAACGCCGGTACCTGCTAA
- the atpH gene encoding ATP synthase F1 subunit delta, whose product MIGNVVSRRYAKALFAVGAAKGEAEQVKYGEQLAAVSASIEEAPEAMAFFKNPAFSAEEKKAVVTKLVEKMSLDQMVKNFCDLLADRGRVEMLPAIASDYKAMIDAVSGVVTGELVTVSELNAERKSAIQAQLEKQAGKKLELSFSTDESILGGIVLKVGDRVMDASLKAQLQILKENIKRGE is encoded by the coding sequence TTGATCGGTAACGTAGTTTCCCGCCGTTACGCCAAGGCACTCTTTGCCGTCGGCGCCGCCAAGGGCGAGGCCGAGCAGGTGAAATACGGCGAACAGCTTGCGGCCGTCAGCGCCTCCATTGAGGAGGCTCCCGAAGCCATGGCCTTCTTCAAGAACCCGGCCTTCAGCGCCGAGGAGAAGAAAGCCGTCGTCACCAAGCTGGTCGAGAAGATGTCGTTGGACCAGATGGTCAAGAACTTCTGCGACCTGCTGGCCGATCGGGGCCGGGTCGAGATGCTCCCCGCCATCGCCTCCGATTACAAGGCTATGATTGATGCCGTCTCCGGCGTCGTCACCGGTGAACTCGTCACGGTGAGCGAACTCAACGCGGAAAGAAAATCTGCAATCCAGGCCCAGCTGGAGAAACAGGCCGGCAAAAAGCTGGAACTGTCCTTCTCCACCGACGAGTCCATTCTCGGCGGCATCGTCCTCAAGGTCGGGGACCGGGTAATGGACGCCAGCCTCAAGGCTCAGCTGCAGATTTTAAAAGAAAATATTAAAAGGGGTGAGTAG
- the rodA gene encoding rod shape-determining protein RodA has translation MPIDRRLLLYINWPLFGLAVILFLIGVLNLYSASGTRLEAGMNMAPYYHRQLLWGLMGLIGMVVFMFFDYRHLKTMAWPLFWITVILLVAVFFAGKTIYGARRWLDLGFMNFQPSELAKIAILIVGARILSREREPLNFIRLAYVLGVGLVLAGLIIKQPDLGSGLSILMILGGMILFRGVTARVFKTCLVAIPCLLPLSWFFLHDYQKQRIMTFLDPTTDPLGAGYHIIQSEIAIGSGGFWGKGFLEGTQSQLRFLPERHTDFAVAVFGEEWGFVGTMILLTLFCVFLYQLVVIARDARGLFGSYLSAGVFFYFFWQILINTGMVLGLMPVVGIPLPFISYGGSATLVNFCLVGLVLNVSMRRFLFKQA, from the coding sequence ATGCCCATTGACCGCCGACTGCTCTTGTACATTAACTGGCCGCTTTTCGGTCTGGCCGTGATCCTCTTCCTCATCGGCGTACTCAACCTCTACTCGGCCAGCGGCACCCGGCTCGAAGCAGGCATGAACATGGCCCCCTACTACCACCGCCAACTGCTCTGGGGGCTCATGGGCCTGATCGGCATGGTCGTCTTCATGTTCTTCGACTACCGGCACCTGAAGACCATGGCCTGGCCCCTGTTCTGGATCACGGTGATCCTGCTGGTGGCCGTGTTCTTCGCGGGCAAGACCATCTACGGTGCGCGGCGTTGGCTCGACCTCGGATTCATGAACTTCCAGCCTTCGGAACTGGCCAAGATCGCCATTCTGATCGTGGGCGCGCGGATATTGTCCCGGGAGCGCGAACCGCTGAACTTCATCCGCCTGGCCTACGTTCTCGGCGTGGGCCTGGTCCTGGCCGGGCTGATCATCAAGCAGCCGGACCTGGGCTCGGGGCTGTCCATCCTGATGATCCTGGGCGGCATGATCCTCTTCCGAGGCGTGACCGCGCGGGTCTTCAAGACCTGCCTGGTGGCCATCCCCTGTCTGCTGCCCCTCTCCTGGTTCTTTCTCCATGACTACCAGAAACAGCGGATCATGACCTTCCTGGACCCGACCACCGACCCCCTGGGCGCGGGCTACCACATCATCCAGTCCGAGATCGCCATCGGCTCCGGCGGGTTCTGGGGCAAGGGATTCCTGGAAGGCACCCAGTCGCAGTTGCGCTTCCTGCCCGAACGCCACACGGACTTCGCCGTGGCCGTCTTCGGCGAGGAATGGGGCTTTGTGGGAACCATGATCCTGCTGACCCTGTTTTGCGTGTTCCTGTACCAGTTGGTGGTCATCGCCCGGGACGCGCGCGGGCTCTTCGGATCCTACCTTTCCGCAGGCGTGTTCTTCTATTTCTTCTGGCAAATCCTCATCAATACGGGTATGGTCCTCGGGCTGATGCCAGTGGTCGGCATCCCCCTTCCGTTCATCAGTTACGGGGGCAGCGCGACCTTGGTGAATTTTTGCCTCGTCGGGCTTGTACTCAATGTGTCGATGCGCCGATTCCTGTTCAAGCAGGCTTGA
- the waaF gene encoding lipopolysaccharide heptosyltransferase II — protein sequence MREYKKIGVWQTAFLGDAVLTLPLLRALKDRFPDADIHFFVRTGVESVFMAQPEIARVRPFAKRGAQKSLNAAVRLGWELGKDGFDLWISAHTSLRSALVAGATGIGRRIGYNRPWFNRLAYTETVDRRFDELAEIERLMELVRPLGIIGPAPRAELVLPEGASRASAHFWEAFCLDRPVLGIHPGSTWPTKCWPEEYFSQIVARAVDAGAHVLVFAGPGEEPVAARVIDGARTDLSRVTNLAGQLSLPELAAYFGRLDACLTNDSGPMHLAWAQDVPLVALFGPTVEALGFFPRGDNSTVLEVDGLPCRPCGLHGPKKCPEGHFKCMRDLTPDRVWAELERKLGL from the coding sequence ATGCGCGAATACAAAAAAATAGGCGTCTGGCAGACCGCCTTCCTGGGTGATGCGGTCCTGACCCTGCCCTTGCTTCGGGCGCTCAAGGACCGTTTCCCGGACGCGGATATTCATTTCTTCGTGCGCACCGGGGTGGAGTCCGTGTTCATGGCCCAGCCCGAGATTGCGCGGGTCCGGCCGTTCGCCAAGCGCGGTGCGCAAAAGTCCCTGAACGCCGCCGTCCGCTTGGGCTGGGAGCTTGGGAAAGACGGCTTCGATCTGTGGATTTCGGCGCATACCAGCCTGCGTTCGGCCCTGGTGGCCGGGGCCACGGGCATTGGGCGGCGCATCGGCTACAACCGTCCGTGGTTCAACCGGCTGGCCTACACCGAGACCGTGGACCGGCGGTTCGACGAGTTGGCCGAGATTGAGCGGCTCATGGAATTAGTCCGGCCGTTGGGCATCATCGGCCCCGCACCCCGCGCCGAACTCGTGCTGCCCGAGGGCGCCAGTCGCGCCTCCGCGCATTTCTGGGAGGCGTTCTGCCTCGACCGGCCGGTGCTCGGCATCCATCCCGGCTCCACCTGGCCGACCAAGTGCTGGCCCGAGGAATATTTCAGCCAAATCGTCGCCCGCGCCGTGGACGCCGGCGCGCATGTACTTGTCTTTGCCGGGCCGGGCGAGGAGCCGGTGGCTGCCCGCGTCATCGATGGTGCGCGGACCGACCTCAGCCGCGTGACCAATCTGGCCGGACAACTCTCCCTTCCGGAATTGGCCGCCTATTTCGGCAGGCTTGATGCCTGTCTGACCAACGACTCCGGCCCCATGCACCTCGCTTGGGCTCAGGATGTGCCCCTGGTGGCCCTGTTCGGCCCCACGGTCGAGGCCCTCGGTTTCTTCCCGCGCGGCGACAACTCCACGGTCCTTGAAGTGGATGGCCTCCCGTGCCGCCCCTGTGGTTTGCACGGTCCGAAGAAATGTCCCGAAGGTCATTTCAAGTGCATGAGGGATCTTACCCCGGATCGCGTCTGGGCGGAGCTGGAGCGGAAGCTCGGCCTCTAA
- the atpD gene encoding F0F1 ATP synthase subunit beta produces MANTGKIVQVIGAVVDVEFAEGNLPNILSALEIQNPNNVDAPDLICEVAQHLGNNVVRTIAMDATEGLVRGMAAVDTESPITVPVGSGSLGRIMNVVGKPVDELGEVPCEKRLPIHREAPAFTEQSTKVELLETGIKVVDLLIPFPKGGKMGLFGGAGVGKTVILMEMINNIAKQHGGISVFAGVGERTREGNDLYHEMKEAGVLEKAALVYGQMNEPPGARARVALTALTCAEYFRDEEGQDVLLFIDNIFRFTQAGSEVSALLGRMPSAVGYQPTLGTDLGKLQERITSTNKGSITSVQAVYVPADDLTDPAPATTFAHLDGTLVLSRQIAELGIYPAVDPLDSTSRILSPDVLGAEHYNTAREVQSVLQKYKDLQDIIAILGMDELSDEDKLTVARARRVQRFLSQPFHVAEVFTGVPGVYVKTEDTVKAFRDILDGKYDDLPEQAFYMCGPIEEAIEKAKQ; encoded by the coding sequence ATGGCTAATACTGGTAAAATCGTTCAGGTAATCGGCGCCGTCGTCGACGTCGAATTTGCCGAAGGGAATCTTCCCAACATTCTGTCCGCGTTGGAGATCCAGAATCCCAACAACGTCGATGCGCCGGACCTGATCTGCGAAGTCGCCCAGCACCTGGGCAACAACGTGGTCCGCACCATCGCCATGGACGCTACCGAAGGTCTCGTCCGCGGCATGGCTGCCGTGGACACCGAATCGCCGATCACCGTTCCGGTGGGCTCCGGTTCCCTGGGACGCATCATGAACGTCGTCGGCAAGCCCGTTGACGAACTGGGTGAGGTGCCCTGCGAAAAGCGGCTGCCCATCCACCGTGAAGCCCCTGCCTTCACCGAGCAGTCCACCAAGGTCGAACTGCTCGAAACCGGCATCAAGGTCGTTGACCTGCTCATCCCGTTCCCCAAGGGCGGCAAAATGGGCCTGTTCGGCGGCGCCGGTGTCGGCAAGACCGTTATTCTCATGGAGATGATCAACAACATCGCCAAGCAGCACGGCGGCATCTCCGTGTTCGCCGGTGTCGGAGAGCGCACCCGTGAGGGCAACGACCTCTACCACGAAATGAAGGAAGCCGGCGTTCTGGAGAAAGCCGCGTTGGTCTACGGCCAGATGAACGAGCCTCCGGGAGCCCGCGCCCGCGTCGCCCTGACCGCCCTGACCTGCGCCGAATACTTCCGCGACGAGGAAGGCCAGGACGTGTTGCTCTTCATCGACAACATCTTCCGGTTCACCCAGGCGGGTTCCGAAGTGTCCGCACTGCTCGGCCGCATGCCTTCGGCGGTTGGTTACCAGCCGACCCTGGGCACCGACCTTGGTAAGCTGCAGGAACGCATCACCTCGACCAACAAGGGTTCCATCACCTCGGTCCAGGCCGTTTACGTGCCCGCCGATGACTTGACCGACCCCGCGCCGGCCACCACCTTCGCGCACCTTGACGGTACCCTGGTTCTGTCCCGTCAGATCGCCGAGCTCGGCATCTACCCGGCAGTTGACCCGCTCGACTCCACGTCGCGCATCCTGTCCCCGGACGTCCTGGGCGCCGAACACTACAACACCGCCCGTGAAGTCCAGTCCGTGCTCCAGAAGTACAAGGACCTTCAGGACATCATCGCCATTCTCGGTATGGACGAACTGTCCGACGAGGACAAGCTGACCGTCGCCCGCGCCCGCCGCGTGCAACGCTTCCTGTCCCAGCCGTTCCACGTGGCCGAGGTCTTCACCGGCGTGCCCGGCGTGTACGTCAAGACCGAGGACACCGTGAAGGCGTTCCGCGACATCTTGGACGGCAAGTACGACGACCTGCCCGAGCAGGCCTTCTACATGTGTGGTCCCATCGAGGAAGCCATCGAAAAAGCCAAGCAGTAA
- the mrdA gene encoding penicillin-binding protein 2 gives MSDLYNESEQQAPRSGLLLLQVLILGLFCLFAVRLWYLQIHRGEEYQVKALENQLRQESIPSPRGLIRDRNGDLLAVNEPAYALGIIREDCPDVDRLVHQIATWTGKDYFELKTLYNKNRKRVKPFEPLIIVPDLTFAQLAVVETNKLRWPGLEIQFRPRRLYRYGTLLAHVLGYVAEADEEDLNKRPELALGDYVGKQGIELMLEDRMRGIKGRTQYQVDVNGRRLKERILKHPQAGREISLSIDLELQKLCMDWLAEEAGGVAVMDADTGQLWALATAPSYDSNDFSSGLSSKQWAKLRDDPLHPMQNRVIQSVYPPGSIFKHVVAGAGLHYDMIDPKETVFCSGSMKLGRRIFRCWRKGGHGKVDLRRALIESCDVYFYKQGKKLTVDRMSAFAKAVGFGEKTGIRLPHEKAGNIPTREWKLKRFGESWQGGDNLNMAIGQGFTLVTPLQVVRFFAGLANGGKLLKPLLLKDEKTDIQARIPLKPDQLELLRQGLIDTVEDAHGTCRRIRTKGVTVGGKSGTAQVVRLTDELKALKDDDIPYRFRDHAWMAAIAEKDGRRFAIACLVEHGLHGGSGAGPIIKAVIDYLFEGKITPNPEERKAKARAVRALSLKHKEKRHAH, from the coding sequence ATGTCAGACCTTTATAACGAATCCGAACAGCAGGCCCCGCGCTCGGGCCTGCTCCTGCTCCAAGTCCTCATCCTCGGGCTCTTCTGCCTGTTCGCCGTGCGCCTCTGGTACCTCCAGATCCACCGCGGCGAGGAGTACCAGGTCAAGGCCCTGGAAAACCAGTTGCGCCAGGAATCCATCCCCTCGCCGCGCGGGCTCATCCGCGACCGCAACGGCGACCTCCTGGCCGTGAACGAACCCGCCTACGCGCTGGGCATCATCCGCGAGGACTGCCCGGACGTAGACCGCCTCGTGCACCAGATAGCGACCTGGACCGGCAAAGACTATTTCGAACTCAAGACCCTGTACAACAAGAACCGCAAACGGGTGAAACCGTTCGAGCCGCTGATCATCGTCCCGGACCTGACCTTCGCCCAATTGGCCGTGGTCGAGACCAACAAGCTGCGCTGGCCCGGCCTGGAAATCCAGTTCCGGCCGCGCAGGCTCTACCGCTACGGCACCCTGCTCGCCCATGTGCTCGGCTATGTGGCCGAGGCGGACGAAGAGGATCTGAACAAGCGGCCCGAGCTGGCGCTGGGCGACTACGTGGGCAAGCAGGGCATCGAGTTGATGCTCGAAGACCGCATGCGCGGCATCAAGGGGCGGACCCAGTACCAGGTGGACGTCAACGGCCGCCGCCTCAAGGAGCGCATCCTCAAGCATCCCCAGGCCGGACGCGAGATATCCCTGTCCATCGATCTCGAACTGCAAAAGCTGTGCATGGACTGGCTGGCCGAGGAGGCGGGCGGCGTGGCCGTCATGGACGCCGACACCGGCCAGCTCTGGGCCCTGGCCACGGCCCCGTCCTACGACTCCAACGACTTTTCCTCGGGGTTGAGCTCCAAGCAGTGGGCCAAGCTGCGCGACGACCCCCTGCATCCCATGCAGAACCGGGTCATCCAGTCCGTGTATCCCCCGGGTTCCATCTTCAAACACGTGGTCGCCGGGGCCGGGTTGCACTACGACATGATCGACCCCAAGGAAACCGTGTTCTGCTCCGGGTCCATGAAGCTCGGCCGCCGGATCTTCCGCTGCTGGCGCAAGGGCGGCCACGGCAAGGTCGACCTCCGGCGCGCCCTGATCGAGTCCTGCGACGTCTATTTCTACAAACAGGGCAAGAAGCTGACCGTGGACCGCATGAGCGCATTCGCCAAAGCCGTGGGCTTCGGCGAGAAAACCGGCATCCGGCTGCCCCACGAGAAGGCCGGCAACATCCCCACCCGCGAATGGAAGCTCAAACGGTTCGGCGAATCCTGGCAGGGCGGCGACAACCTGAACATGGCCATCGGCCAGGGCTTCACCCTGGTCACGCCGCTCCAGGTGGTCCGCTTCTTCGCCGGGCTGGCCAACGGCGGCAAGCTGCTCAAGCCGCTGCTGCTCAAGGACGAGAAGACCGACATCCAGGCGCGCATCCCGCTCAAGCCCGACCAGCTCGAACTGCTCCGCCAGGGACTCATCGACACCGTGGAGGACGCGCACGGCACCTGCCGCCGCATCCGCACCAAGGGCGTGACCGTGGGCGGCAAGTCCGGCACGGCCCAGGTGGTCCGGCTGACCGACGAGCTCAAAGCGCTCAAGGATGACGATATCCCCTATAGATTCCGCGACCACGCCTGGATGGCGGCCATCGCCGAAAAGGACGGCCGCCGGTTCGCCATCGCCTGCCTGGTGGAACACGGGCTGCACGGCGGGTCCGGGGCCGGCCCCATCATCAAGGCGGTCATCGACTACCTCTTCGAAGGCAAGATCACGCCCAATCCCGAGGAGCGGAAGGCCAAGGCCCGGGCCGTGCGCGCCCTGTCCCTCAAGCACAAGGAGAAGCGCCATGCCCATTGA
- the atpF gene encoding F0F1 ATP synthase subunit B — protein sequence MKRTYVFFAVLLTALAVSSIAFANEGGGHHALFTAANIKDYGLRILNFVIFAWLLYKFAGAKVKDFFVGRRDGIKQDLDDLQSRQIEAEKKLKEVEASIANMAQEKQQILDDAKAQGEAIKTAIIEKAKNDAVALTEQAKRTASNEAQAAVETIRAEMAEMVIAAAEKIVAEKLSAQDHDKLVDDYLTKVVLN from the coding sequence TTGAAACGGACGTATGTGTTTTTTGCGGTCCTGCTGACCGCCCTGGCTGTCTCCTCGATCGCCTTCGCCAATGAAGGGGGAGGCCATCACGCGCTTTTCACGGCCGCGAACATAAAGGATTACGGCCTGCGCATCCTCAACTTCGTGATCTTCGCATGGCTGCTCTACAAGTTTGCGGGCGCCAAGGTGAAGGACTTCTTCGTCGGACGTCGCGACGGCATCAAGCAGGATCTGGACGACCTGCAATCCCGTCAGATCGAAGCCGAAAAGAAGCTCAAGGAAGTCGAGGCCAGCATCGCCAACATGGCGCAGGAAAAGCAACAGATCCTTGACGACGCCAAAGCGCAGGGTGAGGCCATCAAGACCGCCATCATCGAGAAGGCGAAAAACGATGCCGTCGCGCTGACCGAACAGGCAAAGCGCACCGCTTCCAACGAGGCGCAGGCCGCCGTCGAGACCATCCGCGCCGAAATGGCCGAAATGGTCATCGCCGCCGCCGAGAAGATCGTCGCCGAGAAGCTGAGCGCCCAGGATCACGACAAGCTCGTGGATGACTATTTAACAAAGGTGGTGCTCAATTGA
- the atpA gene encoding F0F1 ATP synthase subunit alpha, which yields MQIKAEEISKIIQDQIQNYESRVEMSETGTVLYVGDGIARVHGVENVMAMELLEFPGGLMGMVLNLEEDNVGVALLGSDTGVKEGDPVKRTGQIYSVPVGDGVMGRVVNPLGEPIDGLGPIESTETRPVEMKAPGIISRKSVHEPCYTGLKAIDAMTPVGRGQRELVIGDRQTGKTAVCVDAILAQKTTDVHCFYVAIGQKKASVALVADVLRQHGAMEYTTIVSATASEPAPLQYIAAYTGATMAEFYRDNGKHALICYDDLSKQATAYREMSLLLRRPPGREAFPGDVFYLHSRLLERACKVNDSLGAGSMTALPVIETQAGDVSAFIPTNVISITDGQIYLEPNLFLSGVRPAINVGLSVSRVGGSAQIKAMKQVAGTLRLDLAQYRELAAFASFGSDLDKATQTKLNRGARMVELLKQPQYQPLTVQEQVSVLYAGTRGFLDDVPLEAVMRFEAEFLEYMRNAKSAVLDAIAEKEKIDDAVEADLKAAIEEFKKGFSA from the coding sequence ATGCAGATCAAAGCAGAAGAAATCAGCAAAATCATTCAGGACCAGATTCAGAATTACGAATCTCGTGTTGAAATGAGCGAGACCGGCACCGTCCTCTACGTCGGCGACGGCATCGCTCGCGTGCACGGCGTCGAAAACGTCATGGCCATGGAGCTGCTGGAATTCCCCGGCGGCCTGATGGGCATGGTCCTCAACCTCGAAGAGGACAACGTGGGTGTCGCCCTGCTGGGCTCTGACACCGGCGTCAAGGAAGGCGACCCGGTCAAGCGTACCGGCCAGATCTACTCGGTCCCGGTCGGCGACGGCGTCATGGGCCGCGTGGTCAACCCCCTGGGCGAGCCCATCGACGGTCTGGGACCCATCGAATCCACCGAGACCCGTCCCGTGGAAATGAAGGCCCCCGGCATCATCTCCCGTAAATCCGTCCACGAGCCCTGCTACACCGGCCTGAAAGCCATCGACGCCATGACCCCGGTCGGCCGCGGTCAGCGCGAACTGGTCATCGGCGACCGCCAGACCGGCAAGACCGCCGTCTGTGTGGACGCCATCCTGGCCCAGAAGACCACCGACGTGCATTGCTTCTACGTGGCTATCGGCCAGAAGAAGGCCTCCGTCGCCCTGGTCGCCGATGTGCTCCGCCAGCATGGCGCCATGGAATACACCACCATTGTTTCGGCCACCGCTTCCGAGCCCGCCCCGTTGCAGTACATCGCAGCCTACACCGGCGCGACCATGGCCGAGTTCTACCGCGACAACGGCAAGCACGCCCTGATCTGCTACGACGACCTTTCCAAGCAGGCCACGGCCTACCGCGAAATGTCGCTGCTGCTCCGCCGCCCCCCGGGACGTGAAGCTTTCCCCGGCGACGTCTTCTACCTGCACTCCCGTCTGCTGGAACGCGCCTGCAAGGTCAACGACTCCCTGGGCGCCGGTTCCATGACCGCCCTGCCGGTCATCGAAACCCAGGCCGGTGACGTGTCCGCGTTCATTCCGACCAACGTCATCTCCATCACCGACGGCCAGATCTACCTGGAGCCCAACCTGTTCCTGTCCGGCGTCCGCCCGGCCATCAACGTCGGCCTCTCGGTCTCCCGCGTCGGTGGTTCCGCCCAGATCAAGGCCATGAAGCAGGTGGCCGGTACCCTGCGCCTCGACCTCGCCCAGTACCGCGAGCTGGCGGCATTCGCCTCCTTCGGCTCCGACCTGGACAAGGCCACCCAGACCAAGCTCAACCGCGGCGCCCGCATGGTCGAGCTGCTCAAGCAGCCCCAGTACCAGCCGCTGACCGTCCAGGAGCAGGTCTCCGTGCTGTACGCCGGTACCCGCGGCTTCCTCGATGATGTCCCGCTTGAGGCCGTCATGCGCTTCGAAGCCGAGTTCCTTGAGTACATGCGCAATGCCAAGTCCGCCGTTCTCGACGCCATCGCCGAGAAGGAGAAGATCGACGACGCCGTCGAAGCTGACCTCAAGGCCGCTATCGAAGAGTTCAAGAAAGGCTTCAGCGCTTAA
- a CDS encoding F0F1 ATP synthase subunit gamma: MASLRDVQNQITGVKKTKQITKAMGMVASAKLRNAQERIERFRPYANKFYEMLGDLAAGADESVHPLLEVREEVKTVGIMVVTSDRGLCGAFNINIINTARKLALAKAAEGKTVKLWCIGKKARDTFKKLDFEIVRAEADAMTHFDFTLAASVGNELISGYVAGDLDEVHVCFGEFQSMAKQPPVDLTVLPMAAHEEAGEQGETGTSGDYLYEPSVEGLLAELLPRFIKVQVYRGLLDTSASEHAARMAAMDNATKACDELTDTLTLLFNKTRQAAITGDLMDIVGGVEALKG; the protein is encoded by the coding sequence ATGGCTTCGTTAAGAGACGTCCAGAATCAGATTACTGGCGTCAAGAAAACCAAGCAGATCACCAAGGCCATGGGCATGGTGGCATCGGCAAAACTGCGCAACGCGCAGGAGCGTATCGAACGCTTCCGTCCGTATGCGAACAAGTTTTACGAGATGCTTGGCGACTTGGCGGCCGGAGCTGACGAATCGGTGCATCCGCTGCTGGAAGTCCGTGAAGAAGTGAAGACCGTGGGAATCATGGTGGTCACCTCGGACCGCGGGCTGTGCGGCGCGTTCAATATCAACATCATCAACACGGCCAGGAAACTGGCTCTGGCCAAAGCGGCTGAAGGCAAGACGGTCAAACTCTGGTGCATCGGCAAGAAGGCGCGCGACACCTTCAAGAAGCTCGATTTCGAAATCGTGCGGGCCGAGGCCGACGCCATGACCCACTTCGACTTCACCCTGGCGGCCAGCGTCGGGAACGAATTGATCTCCGGCTATGTCGCGGGCGACCTCGATGAAGTCCACGTGTGCTTCGGCGAGTTCCAGAGCATGGCCAAACAGCCGCCCGTCGACCTGACGGTGCTGCCCATGGCGGCGCACGAGGAAGCCGGGGAGCAAGGCGAGACCGGAACCTCCGGCGACTACTTGTACGAACCGTCCGTGGAAGGGTTGCTGGCCGAGCTCCTGCCTCGGTTCATCAAGGTCCAGGTGTACCGCGGTCTGCTGGATACTTCCGCATCCGAGCACGCGGCCCGCATGGCGGCCATGGATAACGCCACCAAGGCATGTGACGAGTTGACGGACACCCTGACCTTGCTCTTCAACAAGACAAGGCAGGCCGCCATCACTGGCGATCTTATGGACATTGTCGGCGGCGTGGAAGCGCTGAAAGGATAA